In Malus sylvestris chromosome 15, drMalSylv7.2, whole genome shotgun sequence, a single genomic region encodes these proteins:
- the LOC126602909 gene encoding uncharacterized protein LOC126602909, whose product MTNNYSKFSIPIHQILRDIKNEPWFKLPKQSKGDTSKLDHIKYCAFHRGPGHTTNDCYTWKNYLEKLMKEGKVDRYLDKPAEQPKKNADGDEKPPTKTIRINVDTQPGPIIGFTEQDALWDEARQVEKAPEQPRKELAAAQKNDEKQPNKDRQEVKRRDRPKTKEGPMTNNYSKFSILIHQILRDIKNEPWFKLPKQSKGDTSKLDHTKYYAFHRGPGHTTNDCYTWKNYLEKLMKEGKVDRYLDKPAE is encoded by the exons ATGACCAATAACTATTCTAAGTTCTCAATTCCGATTCATCAGATCCTTCGTGACATCAAGAATGAACCATGGTTTAAGTTGCCGAAACAGTCAAAaggagatacttccaagttggacCACATCAAGTATTGCGCATTCCACCGAGGTCCTGGTCACACAACCAACGACtgctacacttggaagaactacctagagAAACTCATGAAAGAAGGCAAAGTCGATAGATATTTGGACAAGCCAGCTGAGCAGCCAAAAAAGAATGCAGATGGAGATGAGAAGCCACCAACTAAGACGATTCGAATCAATG TCGATACCCAACCTGGACCTATCATTGGCTTCACGGAGCAggatgcactttgggacgaggctcgacAAGTAGAAAAGGCTCCCGAACAGCCTCGAAAAGAGTTAGCAGCTGCTCAAAAGAATGATGAAAAGCAACCCAACAAGGACAGGCAGGAGGTCAAGCGCAGGGACCGACCCAAGACCAAAGAAGGCCCGATGACCAATAACTATTCTAAGTTCTCAATTCTGATTCATCAGATCCTTCGTGACATCAAGAATGAACCATGGTTCAAGTTGCCGAAACAGTCAAAaggagatacttccaagttggacCACACCAAGTATTACGCATTCCACCGAGGTCCTGGTCACACAACCAACGACtgctacacttggaagaactacctagagAAACTCATGAAAGAAGGCAAAGTCGATAGATATTTGGACAAGCCAGCTGAGTAG
- the LOC126601941 gene encoding putative U-box domain-containing protein 50 produces the protein MEAQVEKVYVALGNELQDGFKTLAWILRRWKSQPISIVILHVTYSISGKDYVYTPFGKLPASSVSDEKLKVLRRYEQKKMDNILSKYVAFCGKVKAEILKVEQTDESIHKLILDLISGLHITKLVIGFTFIKSSSWRTKTAISVLFYIHEHKTESCELFIICGGNELCLRGENDQRIQVDGKGVMVAKKKDKVSFKFMLEKMFLENRHSLFGSPTKKDSANLQNLWENCVQEMEIYYQQLCSNLDVENCDQRNGTGTSQQPSPTEAIMLQINGNPNMSPAEKIEFLRKTISETRGMIRMKKKEAKENADRHAKAERAICLCERRAQELDVQIKEEGDNRRELNKEIDTEKEQLHEVVNNIEESWNKMKSLIELQYELSHKLHMSKMAKSQAEVQLENEVMKRTDMERKIEVLRQERDVFRRRIEFCRQQDATGTAEGLSELSCRLREYTDEEIKQATNEFSERFRLKSGSDLSSVYKGRINHVTVGIKVLNSANGLSQEDFQAKVKLISNIRHPHLLAMMGYCFQPNCTVFEDMHNGSLQEVLFSFHEKKNPARDLQWQDRIRIAAEVCSALCYLHMAQPKPIIHGHLSPSNVLLDHNLVAKVSGLGLNQSYDESHVGWDIRALGILTLNLITGKNWVDEAMLMEKAGLVRVLDEKAGAWPLDLAEELVSLVLRCLSVNNGPNTDLRMVTIMEELCEIRKKADSLIARGGSGLNIEGIVHGEVTNEVPRVFLCPIFQEVMKDPHIAADGFSYEKEAIGEWLRLGHDTSPMTNLKLEHNIVIPNHTLRSLAQDWHYKRSIPYP, from the exons ATGGAAGCCCAAGTAGAGAAAGTGTATGTTGCACTTGGAAATGAGCTGCAAGATGGATTTAAGACCTTGGCGTGGATACTGAGGAGGTGGAAATCTCAGCCTATTTCCATAGTCATTCTCCATGTAACCTACAGCATTTCAGGGAAGGATTATGTTTACACACCAT TTGGCAAGCTCCCTGCAAGTTCTGTAAGTGATGAGAAATTGAAGGTTCTTAGGAGGTATGAACAGAAAAAGATGGACAATATCCTTTCCAAGTATGTAGCGTTCTGCGGCAAG GTGAAAGCTGAAATACTTAAAGTGGAGCAAACTGATGAATCTATTCATAAGCTCATCCTAGACTTGATTTCGGGACTTCACATAACGAAATTGGTCATTGGATTTACATTCATCAAATCATCATCATG GAGAACGAAGACTGCAATCAGCGTGTTATTTTACATCCACGAGCACAAGACTGAGTCCTGCGAATTGTTCATAATTTGTGGGGGAAACGAGTTATGTCTAAGAGGAGAAAATGATCAAAGAATCCAGGTGGATGGGAAAGGAGTGATGGTTGCAAAAAAGAAAGACAAGGTCAGCTTCAAATTTATGTTAGAAAAGATGTTCCTTGAAAATCGTCACAGCCTGTTTGGTTCACCAACAAAAAAGGACTCGGCCAATTTGCAAAATTTGTGGGAAAATTGtgttcaagaaatggaaatTTACTACCAGCAGTTGTGTTCAAATTTGGATGTAGAAAATTGTGACCAGAGAAATGGTACAGGTACTTCTCAGCAGCCTAGTCCAACAGAGGCTATAATGTTGCAAATTAATGGGAACCCTAATATG AGCCCTGCAGAAAAAATTGAGTTTCTTAGGAAAACAATAAGCGAAACTCGTGGGATGATaagaatgaagaagaaagaagccAAGGAAAATGCTGACAGGCATGCAAAAGCGGAACGGGCCATTTGTTTATGCGAGCGCCGg GCTCAGGAGTTAGACGTTCAAATTAAAGAAGAGGGTGACAATAGAAGAGAGTTGAACAAAGAAATAGACACGGAAAAAGAACAACTCCATGAAGTAGTTAACAACATTGAAGAAAGCTGGAACAAGATGAAGTCACTCATAGAGCTTCAATATGAGCTTTCACACAAGCTCCATATGTCCAAAATGGCAAAATCACAAGCGGAGGTCCAGCTAGAGAATGAAGTGATGAAACGTACAGACATGGAGAGAAAAATTGAAGTACTCCGACAAGAAAGAGATGTATTTCGACGAAGGATTGAATTTTGCAGACAACAGGATGCCACAGGAACGGCAGAAGGGTTGAGTGAATTGAGCTGCCGTCTCAGAGAGTACACAGATGAGGAGATCAAACAGGCCACCAACGAATTTTCAGAACGTTTTAGATTGAAATCAGGAAGTGATTTAAGCAGTGTCTATAAAGGGCGTATCAATCATGTCACAGTTGGTATCAAAGTTCTTAACTCGGCTAATGGACTGTCCCAAGAAGATTTTCAGGCTAAG GTGAAGCTAATCAGCAACATCAGACACCCACACCTGCTTGCCATGATGGGCTACTGCTTCCAGCCAAACTGCACTGTCTTTGAAGACATGCACAATGGTAGTTTGCAAGAAGTCTTATTTTCCTTCCATGAAAAAAAGAATCCGGCCCGGGACCTTCAGTGGCAGGACCGCATCCGCATTGCGGCAGAGGTTTGCTCTGCCTTATGCTACCTCCACATGGCTCAGCCCAAACCCATTATTCATGGCCACCTCAGCCCATCCAACGTCCTCCTCGACCACAATCTCGTGGCAAAGGTCAGTGGTTTAGGGCTCAACCAGTCCTACGACGAAAGTCATGTCGGATGGGACATACGGGCCCTTGGGATTTTGACTCTCAATCTTATAACTGGGAAGAACTGGGTTGATGAGGCTATGCTCATGGAAAAGGCAGGATTAGTTCGAGTTTTAGATGAGAAGGCTGGAGCATGGCCATTGGATTTGGCAGAAGAACTTGTGAGCTTGGTGTTAAGGTGTTTATCCGTTAACAATGGACCCAACACGGATTTAAGAATGGTGACAATAATGGAGGAACTTTGTGAAATCAGAAAAAAGGCCGATAGTTTAATAGCAAGAGGAGGATCTGGCTTGAATATTGAGGGAATTGTGCATGGAGAGGTCACCAATGAAGTCCCGAGGGTTTTCTTATGCCCCATATTTCAG GAAGTAATGAAGGATCCACATATAGCGGCTGATGGATTTTCGTATGAGAAAGAAGCCATTGGAGAATGGTTGCGACTGGGGCACGATACATCACCGATGACAAATTTGAAGCTTGAGCACAACATTGTAATCCCTAATCACACCTTACGGTCTCTCGCTCAAGATTGGCATTATAAAAGATCAATTCCATATCCATGA